Proteins found in one Spirochaetota bacterium genomic segment:
- the queD gene encoding 6-carboxytetrahydropterin synthase QueD, producing the protein MFKVSVSGTFSSAHFLRNYKGKCENIHGHNYKVEVIIKSNNLQDNQILIDFSELKTYLKNILNELDHKLLNNLDFFQKNNPTSEMIAFYIFEKIKKKYKSLYSVKVWETEQQYAEYYEE; encoded by the coding sequence ATGTTTAAAGTATCAGTTTCTGGGACATTTTCTTCAGCTCATTTTTTAAGAAATTATAAAGGAAAGTGTGAAAATATACATGGGCATAATTATAAAGTTGAAGTTATAATAAAAAGTAATAATTTACAGGATAACCAGATATTAATTGATTTTTCTGAATTGAAGACTTATCTTAAGAATATACTAAATGAGTTAGATCATAAATTATTAAATAATCTAGATTTTTTCCAAAAAAATAATCCAACATCTGAAATGATTGCTTTCTATATTTTTGAAAAAATAAAGAAAAAATATAAAAGCTTATATTCTGTTAAAGTTTGGGAAACAGAACAACAATATGCTGAATATTATGAAGAGTAG